From a region of the Alosa sapidissima isolate fAloSap1 chromosome 9, fAloSap1.pri, whole genome shotgun sequence genome:
- the LOC121717949 gene encoding complement C1q-like protein 4, with the protein MALHGATLALGVLTLAYTWFAGLNAQTYPGACRLVCDPYQPGGVCHSLGANGIVIPLSSGGAGAGGPAGPAGPPGKAGPRGLPGLPGHPGSGRQTGGGAVAFYAALTQEFSRDAVLRFTDVVTNVGDAYDTLTGKFTSPRAGVYHFSFNILKAGQRIRVELVSGDKVVATAVAVDMLGTDSAHGSAILQLAKGDQVFLRLSGSDKTMVDSNNRFSTFMGHLLHAL; encoded by the exons ATGGCTTTACACGGCGCAACATTAGCCCTGGGTGTTCTCACCCTGGCATACACTTGGTTCGCTGGACTCAACGCACAGACCTATCCGGGAGCCTGCCGGCTTGTCTGTGACCCATACCAGCCCGGGGGAGTCTGTCACAGCCTGGGTGCCAACGGGATcgtcatccccctctcctctggaGGTGCTGGTGCTGGGGGCCCCGCTGGCCCCGCCGGGCCCCCAGGAAAGGCAGGCCCCCGGGGGCTTCCTGGGCTACCCGGCCACCCCGGCTCCGGAAGGCAAACCGGAGGTGGAGCGGTGGCCTTTTACGCGGCGCTGACGCAGGAGTTTAGCAGAGACGCTGTGCTGAGGTTCACCGACGTCGTGACGAACGTTGGCGATGCCTACGACACGTTGACGGGGAAGTTCACCAGCCCCAGGGCTGGCGTCTACCACTTCAGTTTCAACATTCTCAAGGCAGGCCAGCGCATTCGGGTGGAGCTGGTGTCAGGTGACAAG GTGGTGGCGACAGCGGTCGCAGTGGACATGCTTGGCACTGACTCTGCCCATGGGAGTGCCATCCTGCAGCTGGCCAAAGGGGATCAGGTGTTCCTGCGCCTCTCCGGAAGCGACAAGACCATGGTGGACTCCAACAACCGATTCAGTACCTTCATGGGCCACCTGCTCCACGCACTGTGA
- the LOC121719334 gene encoding insulin-like growth factor-binding protein 4, with amino-acid sequence MVDSERGEQRVAMQRHGVHRSPRWASACWALCAAALALSSVTRPCQAEDASAIRCPVCSEERLASCRQPEGCAETVREAGCGCCPTCALSRGAPCGVYTPRCGTGLRCYPPRAADRPLHALMHGQGICTDEREVEERSAAMERSGEESVIPDHPNNSNIRCSPQDKRCIQKTLARHPGKSTNQRSHSAREDPKAALAPCRAELQRALDRLVSNTRTHEDLYTIPIPNCDKNGDFHAKQCHPARDGQRGKCWCVDQKTGMKLPGPLELRGDLDCHQLTVAQVRE; translated from the exons ATGGTGGATtcggagagaggagagcagcgaGTTGCCATGCAACGCCACGGTGTGCACCGGTCACCCCGCTGGGCGTCCGCCTGCTGGGCTCTGTGCGCGGCGGCGCTGGCCTTGTCGTCGGTGACGCGCCCGTGCCAAGCCGAGGACGCCAGCGCCATCCGCTGCCCCGTGTGCTCGGAGGAGCGTCTGGCCAGCTGCCGTCAGCCCGAGGGCTGCGCCGAGACGGTGCGCGAGGCGGGCTGCGGCTGCTGTCCGACGTGCGCGCTGTCGCGCGGCGCCCCCTGCGGCGTCTACACACCGCGCTGTGGCACGGGCCTCCGCTGCTACCCGCCGCGCGCCGCCGACCGCCCGCTCCACGCGCTCATGCACGGACAGGGCATATGCACGGACGAACGCGAGGTGGAGGAGCGCAGCGCAG CCATGGAGAGGTCGGGGGAAGAGAGCGTCATCCCTGACCATCccaacaacagcaacatccgCTGCAGCCCCCAGGACAAGCGCTGCATCCAGAAGACTCTGGCCCGCCACCCAGGCAAGtccaccaatcagaggagcCACAGCGCCCGTGAGGACCCCAAGGCCGCCCTG GCCCCATGCCGCGCCGAGCTCCAGAGAGCCCTGGACCGTCTCGTGTCCAACACCCGCACGCACGAGGACCTCTacaccatccccatccccaactGTGACAAAAACGGAGACTTCCACGCCAAACAA TGTCACCCGGCGCGAGACGGGCAGCGGGGCAAGTGCTGGTGCGTGGACCAGAAGACGGGCATGAAGCTGCCCGGGCCCCTGGAGCTGCGCGGCGACCTCGACTGCCACCAGCTCACGGTGGCCCAGGTGCGGGAGTGA